The uncultured Carboxylicivirga sp. genomic interval AATAGGTATTTATAACAGGACCTAAATTTTTGATAAATACGGGCAGTGTATCCTGAATAGCTTGTTCACCAAAGATACATTCTTTCTTAAGTTGCTCTAATTCTTTAGAGAACGTTTTTTGTTTTGCCGGAGTTAATGAAAGAGCATACACTTCATAAGCTCGTTGAGCATTTACATACTGCAGATTGTATTGATAAGCTCTTCCTAAATGTAGTTGATAGTCGGAAGCTACATCTGGAGAACATTTTTGTAGGTATTGTAAAGCAGCTTTGGGATTTGATGAGTAAAGGCAACAAACTCCAATTTTGTAATTGAGCTCAGACTTATCAGGTGCAAGCTCCTCAAGTCTTAAATAATACTTTAAGGCTTCGCCATAATAATCATGCCCTTTTTTGTAGTAACTCTCTGCAGTTTTTAATATTTTTTTTAAGGACTCTGAATTTTTAGTATCTGCAGAATGGAAGGAATCTTCCGATATTTTCGGATTCTCCTGACTAAATCCTGCAAAGGCAATCATCATATATATATACAATAATGCTACTTTTTTCATAGATAAATACTTGTTACGGTTAATGTTACTATCATCAATTTATTATTGACAATTTTTATTTCTTCATATGAAGTGGTAGTAGCTAAAAATCAAATTAGTTTGATAATAAGACGACCAACTTCACAACTCGACAATACTAATCGTCGTAGGATTTCCACTTTTTTGTCTTGGATTTATCAATTGGGATTACGCAAGAATATGCATAAGGTTAGACTATTTTGATATATTTCATTCTCTTATTAAGTAATTCGATACTTCTTTGGCGGTACTTTTTAGGCGCTCTTTTACGTTATCCATTAAATGTAAATTAAATACACCCTCCGTAGTAGTTGAAAACACCTTATCAAAAACTGCAGGTTTTGCTTTTACCATACCTCCAATTCCAATTACTGTTTTCCCTTGCTTTTTCGCTTCTTTTGCCAATTGTCCCGGACCTTTTCCCATCATAGTTTGATTGTCGATACAGCCTTCGCCTGTAATTACAATATTACTATTTTGTATTGCATCGAAATATTTTAATAGACTATCAAAATACTCATAACCACTTATTAAATTAGTCTTACTGAATGTTACAAATGGTAATGCAATGCCTCCGGCAGCTCCTAATCCTTTTATAGTATTCAATTTAATATTAGAATAAGTTTGTAATAGCTCAACCCATTCAAACATATACCTTTCAAGTATCACAACTTCAGAAGGAGATGCACCTTTTTGCGGACCAAAAATTGCTGCTGCTCCATTATTACCTAATATTACATTATCAACATCTGTAATTATATTGACCTTTATGTCTTTGAGCAAATTATTTAGTGATGAAAACAGGTTTATATTGAAATTTGCTAATGGATTACAACTAGGGATTTCTGCTTCAACTAAACCATATAGTAAACCTGAGCCTCCATCAACTGTCGCACTTCCACCAAGAAACAGATCGATTTCTTTAACTCCTTTATCAATAGC includes:
- a CDS encoding glycerate kinase is translated as MSKILICCDSFKGTLSTFEVNKIIEDELKYAGFNCITLPMADGGEGSLDIIAFLKKKLQHVQTYTPDHRLINSIYYIDKNKAYIDIASSGGLSLVDPKNRKPLQLSTYGVGLIVRDAIDKGVKEIDLFLGGSATVDGGSGLLYGLVEAEIPSCNPLANFNINLFSSLNNLLKDIKVNIITDVDNVILGNNGAAAIFGPQKGASPSEVVILERYMFEWVELLQTYSNIKLNTIKGLGAAGGIALPFVTFSKTNLISGYEYFDSLLKYFDAIQNSNIVITGEGCIDNQTMMGKGPGQLAKEAKKQGKTVIGIGGMVKAKPAVFDKVFSTTTEGVFNLHLMDNVKERLKSTAKEVSNYLIRE